GTTGTCTCGGAATTTAGAGTCCATGTTAATTCCAGTCAAAGCCTTTACCCCATAGCCTAGTTCCTTGTCATTTACTACGATGGTGAATCGCTCGATAAGCTTTTTCTTAGTAAGCCTTTTGATTCTAGAATACACAACGGACGGATTTACCTTGATTTTCTCCGATAGTCTTGGAATGGAAATTGAAGCATCCTCGGATAGCTCCGACAGTATAGTCAGGTCTAGGTCATCAATTTTTGCCGTCTAAAACACCTGCTCGACAAATTCCTTTACT
This portion of the Nitrososphaerota archaeon genome encodes:
- a CDS encoding Lrp/AsnC family transcriptional regulator: MDDLDLTILSELSEDASISIPRLSEKIKVNPSVVYSRIKRLTKKKLIERFTIVVNDKELGYGVKALTGINMDSKFRDNIIDELFKIKGIREISEVTGRFDIMVTMYAQNLAEMHRLLSEGVGRIEGVLASESFIEMKRRTKTMPYNHSA